The sequence below is a genomic window from Micromonospora aurantiaca ATCC 27029.
GACGTCATCGGCAGGTACTCGATTCCGCACAGCGACGCCGCCCGTACCGACTGGGTGCAGGTCGTCGACGGCTGGCTGCGGGAGACCACCGGCCGCTACGGCAGCCTGCGGGCCCAGGGCTTCGGAATGCCGCACGGCGGCGGCCACGGCTACCCGGGTCACCACGGCCACGGGCGGCGCGGCCCGGGCATGGGCGGCGTGGTCGCGGGCGCCGCGCTCGGTGTCGCCGGCGGCATGATCGCCGGTGAGATGCTCGATGACGCGTTCGACGGCGGCGACGACTTCGGGGACTTCGGCGGGGAGTGAGCACATGCGACGACGCCCCCGGGACGGATCCCGGGGGCGTCGCCGTTAGCGCGGCGGGGGGTCAACGCCCCCGGCGCTCCTTGCCGGAGCGACGCGCGCTGCCCGCCTTCGACAGGCCACGGCTGACCAGGTACGCGCCGGTCAGCGCGGTCAGGTACCACCAGGCCTGGTTCGGGTTGTTGATGTTCAGGCCGTTGGTGGCGGCGCCTCGCCAGAACGCGGCGATCACGACGACCGCGACCGCTGCGGCGTACACCCAGAACTCGGTGGTCAGGAACGCCTGCTTCGTCTCCGTACCCGGGGACGGCATGTTCTCCCGGTGACCGTCGTGCATCGACGGCATCTGCCGGGTCGACGTGTCCTGCATGCTCGACCGGTTCTGGACGTCGGACATCGGCCGGTTCATCGGCCTGGTGGATGCAGCCTGCGTGCTCATCTGGTCCTCCTCAGGATTTGATGAGTCGTTAACCTGCACACCCTCGCCCCGCTACCGCAGGTCGGCCACGGCGCGGTTCGCGCTCTGTGGCGGGGGCACCCTGGGTCTACCCGGGGCCGGAGACAAGGTAACCGCCGGTCACCGTCGAATGGCCGTCGCGCTCGGCTCGCGGCCGGAACCGGACACCGGGGCGCACACCGGTCCTCCCGCCGCCGGTTCCGGTTTCAGCCATCCACCCTCGGGCACGCAACACCGATACCCCGAGAGAGCTGCGAGGTGGTTGACGTGCGTGAGGACGACATGCGGCAGGACGCCGCCCGGCAGGCTGAGCAGCGGGTCGCCGGAGGCGTGTACGGCGAGGGCGCGCTGGACGAGGTCACGGTGCCCCAGACCGACGTCGAGCGGATGCGGCAGGAACTCGACCCGGACGACCCGGCGGACGTACCCGTCGACCCGACGGTGCTGCGCGACGGCGGACCGACCCGGGGTCAGGGAGCGGTGACCACGACAGGTGGCACCGCCGGCCCGGCGAGTGTGCGCCGGCTGGCCCGCCAGCCCGAGAAGCACCCGGGCAAGGTGGCGCCGACGACGACCGGTGACGCGAGCACGGGTGGTTTGAGTACCCCGGCCGGCGGCTCCACGAGCGACAACTCGGCCACGGGTGCCCAGGTGGGCAACTTCACCAACAACCGCCCCAACCCAGGCTGACTGAGTCACGGCGGGGACGGCGGGACGGCCTCCGGCCGCCCCGCCGTCCCGTGTCTGCGCTTCCCCTCCCCAGCCCCGTTCCCGGTGTGATGTCCACTTCGTGCGGACGCTGCCGTCGCCACCTCGGGGATGTGGTGTGGTCAGAGCGGGCGTGACATAGCAACGTCCCCGGTCTGGCGCGCGCGTCGCCACTTCGGCGAAGTGGCTTGTTCGCCCGACCCGCTCCCGCTCTACCCGGTCGTGGGGCTTTCTCCCGGCTCGCGCTGACGGCGTCCCGCCACGTCGGGGAAGTGGTGCGGTCGGGGTGGATGGGATGTAGCCGTTTCCCCGAGGTGGTGCACGCGTCGCCACTTCGGGGAGGTGGTGTGGTCAGAGCGGGCGTGACATAGCAACGTCCCCGATCTGGCGCAGGCGCCCGCCAGTTCCCCGATCTGGCGGGAACAGGCCGACGGAACACGCGCCTAACCCGGCACACACCCCGCCCTCACTCGCCGATCTTGCACTCTCGGCCCGAAAGATGTCCGCTTTGTCGATCCTTCCGGGGCCGCAACTCCATGATCGCGGAGCAGGGGCGGGGCAGGGGCGGGGGCGCGAGGAGCGCGGGAGGGTGCGCCCGGCGGGATGTCGGGCAGCACGTGCCCGGGCCGGTCGATCATGAAGTTGACGGCGGAAATGGAGATCGACATCGCCGTCAACTTCATGATCGACGGGGCGGAGGGCGGGCGGAGGGGCGGGAGGGGGGAGTCAGGGGGTGCGGAGGATGCCTAGGCGCTGGGTGGCTCTTGTCAGGGCCACGTAGAGGTCGCTGTGGCCCCTCGGGGACTCGGAGACGATCCGGGCCGGGTCGACCACCAGCACCGAGTCGAACTCCAGGCCCTTTGCCTGCTCGGTGGTCAGCACCACGATCCGGTTCGCCAGCTCCGGCTGCTCGCCCACCGTCGCCTCCGGCAGCGCCGCCACCACCGCGCCGCCCAGCTCGGCCACCCGGCCGGTCGGCACCAGCACGCCGAGCCGCCCGTCTCCGAGCGACGCGGCCTCCCGGGCCGTCGCCTCGACCAGCTCCGTGACCAGCCGGTCCGCCGGTACGGTCCGGTCCCACGGCGGTACGCCGGTGGCGCGTACCGAGCGGGGTGGCCGCAGCGCCGGGTCGATCTCGGCCAGCACGTCGGCGGCGACCGCCATGATCTCGGCCGGGGTGCGGTAGCTGACAGTCAGCTCCTCCAGCCGCCACCGGTCCGCCACGTACGGCGCCAGCGCCTCGCCCCACGACGGCGTGCCAGCGAGCGCACCGGTCTGCGCCACGTCGCCGACGATCGTCATGGACCGGCTCGGGCAGCGGCGCATCAGCAGCCGCCAGGCCATCGGCGACAGCTCCTGCGCCTCGTCGACGATCACATGCCCGAACGCCCAGTTCCGGTCGGCGGCGGCGCGCTGGGCGGTGGTGAGCCGGTCGGACTCCTCCTGCCGCTCGGAGAGCCGGTCCGCGTCGATCAGGTCGGTGACGCCGAGGATCTCACCGCCGTCGGCCTCGTCCTCCACGTCGATGGAGCGGGAGCCGCGCCAGATCTCCAGCACGCCCTCGGCGTACTCGCGTTCCAGCGCCCGGATCCGCTCCCGGCGGGCGACGGCGGCACGTTCGTCCTCGCCGAGCAGTTCGGCGGCCTCGTCCAGTAGCGGCACGTCGGCTGGCGTCCAGCCGCCCGGCTCGCGGTGCAGCGCGGTCCGCTCGGCGTCGGTGAGCATCGGCGCTGCGGTGGCGATCCGCTCCGGCGAGGCGTACAGGTCGGCGAGCAGGCGTTGCGGGGTGAGCACCGGCCACAGTTCGTCCAGCGCGGCCCGGATCTCCGGCTCCTCGCGCAGCTCGCGGCGGATCTCCGCGCGGTCGGCCTCGGAGAGCAGGTTGTCCCCGCCCAGCGGGTCGGCGCCGATCCGCTCGGCCACCTGGTCGGCGAGCGCGTGCACGATCTCCACGTCGAACAGGGCGCGGGCGAGGTTGTGCGGGCGGCCGGTGCGGCGTACCCGGTCGCGGGCCTGCCGCACGGTCTCCGGGTCGAGCGTCAGCACCTCCCGCTGCGGCAGCTCGATGGTGACCGGCTCGTCGGGCACCCACTGCCGGTCGCGGACCGCGGCGGCCAGCACCTCGGCCAGCACCGCGCGGCCCTTCAGCGCCGCGGTGGTGGCCGGCTCCGCGCGGCGGGCGTGTACGCCGGGGAACAGGTCGGCCTGGGTACGCAGCAGCACGCCGGTCTCGGCCAGCGTGGGCAGCACCTGGGAGATGTAGCGCAGGAACGTGGCGTTCGGGCCGACCAGCAGCACGCCGCGGGTGGAGAGCTGCTGGCGGTGGGTGTAGAGCAGGTACGCGGCCCGGTGCAGCGCCACGGCCGTCTTGCCGGTGCCGGGCCCGCCCTGGACCACCATCACGCCGGGCAGGTCGGCGCGGATGATCCGGTCCTGCTCGGCCTGGATCGTCTCGACGATGTCGCGCATCCGGCCGGTGCGCCCGGCGTTGAGCGCGGCGAGCAGCGACGCCTCGCCGGTCACCTCCTCGTGCGCGGTGGGGGAGGCGGCGGCGATGTCGAGCACCTCGTCGTTGAGCCCGGTCACCTTCCGGTCCCGGGTGCGCAGGTGACGCCGGCGGCGTACGCCCTGCGGGTTGGCGGCGGTGGCCAGGTAGAACGGCCGGGCGGCGGGGGCGCGCCAGTCCATCAGCAGCGGGTCGTAGTCGCCGGACGAGTCGAAGATCCCGATCCGGCCGATGTAGCGGACCGCGCCGTCGTCGCCGTCGAGGCGGCCGAAGCACAGGCCGCTCTCCACAGCGGAGAACTGTTCGACCTGGTCGGCGTACATCGCGACGGTCGAGTCGCGCTGCGAGCGGGCCTGCTGCGTGCCACCGGTGTGGCGCAACTCCTCGTCGAGCCGCCGGGCGGCCTGTTCCCGCATGCCGTCCAGCCGGTCGTACAGCATCGAGACGTATTCCTGTTCCCGGCCGATCTCGTCGTCCTGGCGCAGGTCAGCCGACACGTCGGAGTGCGTTGACAATCCGGCTCCTCATTGACTAAAATTGCCGCAGGAATGGCATTCAGAAGCCATTCCTTTTTTGTGCCTGAACTGAGAAAGATAGCGCGTCGGCAGCCACCAGACCAAGCCCGGACACGACTCGGGGCCCGGCCGGCCTCAGCCGACCGAGCCCCGGGCACGGCGATTCTCAGCCCTTTGCGGCCTCGTAGAGCCGCTCCGGCGTGACCAGACCGGCGATCACCCGGCCGTCGTCGGTCAGCAGCACGCTGAACAGCTTGCCGCTGAGCAGCCGGCCGCTGCCCCAGTCGCCGCTGACCTTCGGCAGGTCACCGAGCACCTGCCCCAGCATCTGGGCATCCGGCGCGTCCGCGCCGGGCTTCGCGCCGCCGCCGGTCGCCGCGTCGCCGATCTTGGCGACCACGACTGTGGTCCAGCCGGTGCCGACGGTACGGACGTCCGGCTTCTCGGCGTCCTTCTTCTCGAACCGCTTACCGGCCGGTCCGGGCCGCTCGCCCTCGGTCGCCTCGGTGACCTTCACGCCGGGCGGCGGGTTGAACCGGAACTGGTCGGCCTCCGGCGTGCGGAAGTCGACCTGGGTGAACGCCACCTGGAACGCCGGCTCGTCCTGCCCGTCGGCGAGCACCTGCAGGCGCAGCGGCACGTGCTCCTTCGCGTCGAGTGCGATCCGGACCTGGTGGACCAGTGACGCCTTGTCGCGCGGCGTGAGCACCAGCTCGTACGCGTCCCGCCCGGCGACCGTGGCCGTGCGGCCGACGGTGACCGCGGTGGTCGGGTCGATCGCCTCCAGCGCCCGGTCCGCGGCGTCGGCCGGGGTGGCCGGCAC
It includes:
- a CDS encoding HelD family protein — translated: MLYDRLDGMREQAARRLDEELRHTGGTQQARSQRDSTVAMYADQVEQFSAVESGLCFGRLDGDDGAVRYIGRIGIFDSSGDYDPLLMDWRAPAARPFYLATAANPQGVRRRRHLRTRDRKVTGLNDEVLDIAAASPTAHEEVTGEASLLAALNAGRTGRMRDIVETIQAEQDRIIRADLPGVMVVQGGPGTGKTAVALHRAAYLLYTHRQQLSTRGVLLVGPNATFLRYISQVLPTLAETGVLLRTQADLFPGVHARRAEPATTAALKGRAVLAEVLAAAVRDRQWVPDEPVTIELPQREVLTLDPETVRQARDRVRRTGRPHNLARALFDVEIVHALADQVAERIGADPLGGDNLLSEADRAEIRRELREEPEIRAALDELWPVLTPQRLLADLYASPERIATAAPMLTDAERTALHREPGGWTPADVPLLDEAAELLGEDERAAVARRERIRALEREYAEGVLEIWRGSRSIDVEDEADGGEILGVTDLIDADRLSERQEESDRLTTAQRAAADRNWAFGHVIVDEAQELSPMAWRLLMRRCPSRSMTIVGDVAQTGALAGTPSWGEALAPYVADRWRLEELTVSYRTPAEIMAVAADVLAEIDPALRPPRSVRATGVPPWDRTVPADRLVTELVEATAREAASLGDGRLGVLVPTGRVAELGGAVVAALPEATVGEQPELANRIVVLTTEQAKGLEFDSVLVVDPARIVSESPRGHSDLYVALTRATQRLGILRTP
- a CDS encoding LolA family protein, whose product is MSVMKNRAVLRWLVPVTAGVAVIGGGAAVGTFAAGADPALPPRSAAQLLEDLRTSRLDGLSGTVVQRADLGLPPIAALAGQATGNDLAGLVSGTHTLRVWYGGEDRQRLALVDTLGEQDILRNGRDVWTWNSRENTATHRKLPADAPERATVPATPADAADRALEAIDPTTAVTVGRTATVAGRDAYELVLTPRDKASLVHQVRIALDAKEHVPLRLQVLADGQDEPAFQVAFTQVDFRTPEADQFRFNPPPGVKVTEATEGERPGPAGKRFEKKDAEKPDVRTVGTGWTTVVVAKIGDAATGGGAKPGADAPDAQMLGQVLGDLPKVSGDWGSGRLLSGKLFSVLLTDDGRVIAGLVTPERLYEAAKG